The Sesamum indicum cultivar Zhongzhi No. 13 linkage group LG1, S_indicum_v1.0, whole genome shotgun sequence genome includes a window with the following:
- the LOC105157353 gene encoding hydroxymethylglutaryl-CoA synthase — MASSQPKNVGILAMEIYFPPTCIQQEVLEAHDGASKGKYTIGLGQDCMAFCTEVEDVISMSMTAVTSLLEKYGVDPKQIGRLEVGSETVLDKSKSIKTFLMPIFEKHGNTDIEGVDSTNACYGGTAALFNCVNWVESSSWDGRYGLVVCTDSAVYAEGPARPTGGAAAVAMLIGPNAPIAFESKLRSSHMAHVYDFYKPDLASEYPVVDGKLSQTCYLMALDSCYKSLCHKYEKLEGKQFSVADADYFVFHSPYNKLVQKSFSRLLFNDFLSGASSIDEAAKEKLAPFSSLTIDESYQSRDLEKASQQVAKPLYDAKVQPSTLIPKQVGNMYTASLYAAFASLLHNKNSTLAGQRVILFSYGSGLTATMFSLRLNEGQHPFSLSNIATIMNVSEKLKSRHEFPPEKFIETMKLMEHRYGGKDFVTSKDCSLLAAGTYYLTEVDSKYRRFYAKKGNENGTLANGH; from the exons atggCTTCTTCACAACCCAAGAATGTGGGGATTCTCGCAATGGAAATCTACTTCCCTCCCACTTGTATTCAGCAG GAAGTGTTGGAGGCACATGATGGAGCAAGCAAAGGGAAGTACACAATTGGGCTGGGCCAAGACTGCATGGCCTTCTGTACTGAGGTTGAAGATGTCATTTCCATGAG TATGACAGCTGTCACTTCGCTTCTTGAGAAGTATGGGGTTGATCCCAAACAGATTGGTCGTCTGGAAGTTGGAAGCGAAACTGTACTTGATAAGAGCAAATCCATTAAGACATTCTTGATGCCAATCTTTGAG AAACATGGAAATACCGACATAGAAGGTGTTGACTCAACCAATGCGTGCTATGGAGGTACTGCTGCACTATTTAACTGTGTCAATTGGGTGGAAAGTAGTTCATGGGATGGACGATATGGGCTCGTTGTCTGCACCGACAGTGCG GTCTATGCCGAAGGACCAGCTAGGCCTACTGGGGGAGCTGCAGCTGTTGCTATGCTAATAGGGCCAAATGCTCCTATTGCTTTCGAAAGCAAGCTCAGGAGCAGTCACATGGCTCACGTTTATGATTTTTACAAGCCTGATCTTGCCAGTGAATATCCA GTTGTTGATGGCAAGCTTTCTCAGACTTGTTACCTCATGGCACTCGATTCTTGTTACAAAAGCCTATGTCACAA GTATGAGAAGCTAGAAGGAAAGCAGTTTTCAGTTGCTGATGCTGACTACTTCGTATTTCATTCTCCATACAACAAG CTTGTACAGAAAAGCTTCTCAAGACTCTTATTCAATGACTTTTTGAGCGGTGCTAG CTCCATTGATGAGGCTGCTAAAGAAAAGTTGGCTCCTTTTTCATCACTAACCATCGATGAGAGCTACCAAAGTCGCGACCTTGAGAAG GCATCCCAACAAGTTGCGAAGCCACTATATGATGCAAAGGTGCAGCCATCTACCCTGATACCAAAACAAGTCGGGAACATGTACACCGCCTCACTCTACGCTGCATTTGCATCCCTTCTTCACAATAAAAACAGCACTTTG GCTGGACAGAGGGTGATATTGTTTTCGTATGGAAGTGGTTTGACAGCCACCATGTTTTCTCTTCGTCTAAACGAGGGTCAGCATCCTTTTAGCCTGTCGAACATTGCAACCATAATGAATGTTTCCGAGAAGTTGAAGTCAAGGCATGAG TTCCCTCCAGAAAAATTCATCGAAACAATGAAGCTGATGGAGCATAGGTATGGAGGAAAGGACTTCGTGACAAGCAAGGACTGTAGTCTTCTAGCAGCCGGCACATACTATCTAACCGAAGTGGATTCCAAGTACCGAAGATTCTATGCCAAGAAGGGTAATGAGAACGGTACTCTCGCAAATGGTCATTGA
- the LOC105157346 gene encoding bifunctional dTDP-4-dehydrorhamnose 3,5-epimerase/dTDP-4-dehydrorhamnose reductase, translating into MGATENGSAAQPLKFLIYGRTGWIGGLLGKLCEAQKIDYVYGSGRLQNRASLEADIESAQPTHVFNAAGVTGRPNVDWCESHKVETIRTNVVGTLTLADVCREKGLVLINYATGCIFEYDAAHPLGSGIGFKEEDTPNFIGSFYSKTKAMVEDLLKNYENVCTLRVRMPISSDLSNPRNFITKIARYEKVVNIPNSMTILDELLPISIEMAKRNLTGIWNFTNPGVVSHNEILEMYREYIDPNFTWTNFTLEEQAKVIIAPRSNNELDATKLKQEFPELLSIKDSLIEHVFKPNRKTPVA; encoded by the exons ATGGGCGCCACAGAAAACGGGTCAGCCGCTCAACCTCTCAAGTTCTTGATCTATGGTCGAACAGGATGGATTGGCGGGCTGCTCGGCAAGCTCTGTGAGGCCCAGAAAATCGACTACGTATACGGGTCGGGCCGGCTCCAGAACCGGGCTTCACTGGAGGCCGACATCGAATCGGCCCAGCCGACGCATGTTTTCAATGCCGCAGGGGTGACGGGCCGCCCCAACGTCGATTGGTGCGAGTCTCACAAGGTGGAGACCATCCGCACGAATGTTGTCGGCACGCTGACGCTTGCCGACGTATGTAGGGAGAAGGGTCTAGTGTTGATTAACTATGCCACGGGGTGTATTTTTGAGTACGATGCTGCGCATCCTCTGGGGTCGGGTATCGGGTTCAAGGAAGAGGACACGCCCAACTTCATCGGATCCTTTTACTCCAAGACCAAAGCAATG GTTGAGGATTTACTAAAGAACTATGAGAATGTCTGCACGTTGCGAGTCAGGATGCCCATCTCATCCGATCTTTCCAATCCGCGTAATTTCATCACAAAGATAGCGAGGTATGAAAAGGTGGTCAACATACCCAACTCCATGACAATCCTAGATGAACTTCTTCCCATATCCATTGAGATGGCTAAGAGAAATCTCACTGGAATTTGGAACTTCACAAATCCGGGAGTCGTCAGCCATAACGAGATTTTAGAGATGTATCGTGAATATATAGACCCAAACTTCACTTGGACAAACTTCACTCTTGAGGAGCAGGCTAAGGTGATAATTGCCCCAAGGAGTAACAACGAGCTCGATGCCACCAAACTAAAGCAAGAATTTCCTGAACTCTTGTCCATCAAGGATTCTCTCATTGAGCACGTCTTCAAGCCCAACCGAAAGACCCCTGTAGCCTAA